One Panicum virgatum strain AP13 chromosome 3N, P.virgatum_v5, whole genome shotgun sequence DNA segment encodes these proteins:
- the LOC120667764 gene encoding uncharacterized protein LOC120667764, whose protein sequence is MGRKLSRRRGKKYSLVTHASILFLSRVHPDSIPFFRRATPCTPPPPRIRVSLVPPPTFLWPGTSVVGSPRPGAAAASSWLPRAQRRRRCLAAPLGRAPPQPVHGSPGTGGATTGSSLPWAGVAAAAVGSRLPGSGAASSPPWRHLRCRFPLTVTPKRLCPILEVSLDFVKSLYAKFIDWDEDMYDLENDTPAHAAKLK, encoded by the exons CCGCCGGAGAGGAAAAAAATATTCCCTTGTCACCCACGCCtccatcctcttcctctcgaGAGTGCATCCCGACTCCATCCCCTTCTTCCGAAGAGCAACTCcctgcacccccccccccccccgcatccGCGTCTCCCTGGTGCCACCCCCTACCTTCCTATGGCCGGGCACCTCGGTCGTCGGCTCCCCTAGGCCGGGCGCCGCTGCAGCCAGTTCGTGGCTCCCCAGGGCGCAGCGTCGCCGTCGTTGTCTCGCGGCTCCCTTGGGGCGGGCGCCACCGCAGCCGGTTCACGGCTCCCCAGGGACGGGCGGCGCCACCACTGGCTCGTCTCTCCCCTGGgcgggcgtcgccgccgccgccgttggttCACGGCTCCCTGGGTCGGGCGCTGCTTCATCTCCACCATGGCGTCATCTTCGCTGCCGCTTCCCCCTGACAGTCACCCCCAAGCGACTGTGCCCCATCCTTGAG GTTTCTTTGGACTTTGTCAAAAGTCTGTATGCAAAGTTCATAGATTGGGATGAGGATATGTATGACCTGGAAAATGACACACCTGCCCATGCAGCAAA GTTGAAATGA